TCGGTAACATTCTTGCAGAAATTTGACTTTATCTGGCATATGTTCGCCACTCTCTAACGACCACACCAGGTCAAAACTATTATCTGCAAAGGGCATAGCTTGGGCATCAGCCACTTGAAAATGGGTGCGATCGCCCAAACTAGCAGCCTGGGATCTGGCAGTGGCTCTAGCGGCTTGTACGGGGCTTAAGGTGATACCCGTAACTTGGGCATTAAACTGCTGAGCTAAGTACAAGGAACTACCACCAATCCCACAACCGACATCTAAGATAGTCGCGCGATCGGCGATCGCATCCACTTCTCCCCAGTTCAGAAATTGTACAATTAAATCAACTTGAGCTTGTCGTCTATCTTTTTTTTCCCGTCCATCCCTACCATAAAATCCGTGATGCATATGTTCTCCCCAAATCTGTTCCCACAAACGGGAAGATGCATCATAAAACTGCTGAATTTGTTGATTGAGATTAGTAGTCATCCGGCGATCGCTATCCGTAAAAACCGAGTTCAGCCTAGCAAAAGATTAGACCTAATGGCAGTCTTTCTGATTAGTAGGACAAAATTTTGTCAGTAGTCACAGTTGATAAATTGGGGACACTTTGGAGGAAAATGCGATCTATGACTATTTTCAGAATCGCCTGAACGCACCAATTAGCTATGACAGTTTCGCGCACAGTTTGTTTGGGATTTTTGGCTGTGATTTTTGTGGGAGCATTATTATTAATGTTACCCATTTCTACAGCCAACGGTA
The window above is part of the Merismopedia glauca CCAP 1448/3 genome. Proteins encoded here:
- a CDS encoding methyltransferase domain-containing protein, which translates into the protein MTTNLNQQIQQFYDASSRLWEQIWGEHMHHGFYGRDGREKKDRRQAQVDLIVQFLNWGEVDAIADRATILDVGCGIGGSSLYLAQQFNAQVTGITLSPVQAARATARSQAASLGDRTHFQVADAQAMPFADNSFDLVWSLESGEHMPDKVKFLQECYRVLKPGGKLLFATWCHRPTHRGSRSLNTNEIKHLEQIYEVYCLPYVISLPEYKAIAHNIGFNVTKTADWSTAVAPFWDEVITSAFTLEAIFGLLTSGWTTIRAALSMGLMRSGYQTGLVRFGLLCGVK